Proteins found in one Apostichopus japonicus isolate 1M-3 chromosome 16, ASM3797524v1, whole genome shotgun sequence genomic segment:
- the LOC139983371 gene encoding uncharacterized protein: protein MDPNRGRKRNNVSVRPKKKYKGYLEPQNSSDEEPTIPRRTLNRYKKGSKTLKKGQLENNWSRDFNCSTSSEDGRPNDDVHSSYGEMVSSSASEGNCSGNTAAADSTVERESDDSGPPSEEPSSPSSSSETDSDVPADDEAAFQADETLNEPLFQGSQVTKAEVILMVMTFVMRHCLSTAAMVDLLHIINSILGRVVIPASKYVFEKLFKSNFLNLSFHFYCSYCLSFVRTWQGVNVGVVSCPHCQRDCNVGNMQNSNFFITSSLKHQIKTLFEREDITVNLAYRYNRHKKQEGNLEDIFDGEIYKNLEEVHNFPNNFTYTFNTDGMPVFKSASYSLWPIYIMINELSPSLRMKNLLLAGVWFGQKGPRMNIFLEKFVREARILADDGVEWENDGEIIRSKFYGIRCCADAPARAALQNRLQFNGYMGCGLCYHPGRAVERVVKYPVDVCDHAERCDDEVLEDMVKALDEGRIIRGVKGPTPVINLPKFPLVWGFPPDFMHCLLLGVARQLAELWFSSPANSVYYIGQPNVLNRLDKIFKSIKVPSFVSRMPRPITERKHWKAIEWYNWLFYFSIPCLHGVLPEQYLRHFYALVQGCYILLQKSLSPEDVNSADILLFNFVGHMQLLYGEKAMTSNVHSLVHLAKSVKMWGPLWTHSCFPFETANGEIKNVLKGNRGIMLQAMYKFFLVRALPLFGANYWYPTESKPSVKKCFLPESSSQQNLWIQWNYMAQALFSY from the exons ATGGATCCAAATCGAGGAAGGAAAAGGAACAATGTTTCTGTTAGAcctaagaaaaaatataaaggTTACTTAGAACCTCAAAATTCTAGTGATGAAGAACCAACCATTCCTCGGAGGACCCTGAATCGTTATAAAAAAGGCAGTAAGACTCTCAAGAAGGGACAATTAGAAAACAATTGGTCCAGAGATTTCAACTGTTCCACATCCAGTGAAGATGGTAGACCTAACGATGATGTCCATAGCAGTTACGGTGAAATG GTTTCTTCATCTGCTTCTGAAGGGAATTGTTCTGGAAACACTGCAGCAGCTGACTCAACAGTTGAAAGGGAGAGTGATGATTCAGGTCCACCATCTGAAGAACCCAGCAGCCCCTCATCCTCTTCAGAGACAGATAGTGATGTCCCAGCAGATGATGAAGCAGCATTCCAGGCAGATGAGACACTGAATGAACCACTTTTCCAGGGATCACAAGTAACAAAGGCTGAGGTAATCCTGATGGTCATGACTTTTGTGATGCGGCATTGTCTGTCTACAGCTGCCATGGTGGATCTTCTGCATATTATTAATAGCATATTAGGAAGAGTTGTTATACCAGCATCAAAATATGTATTTGAGAAGTTATTTAAAAGCAATTTTTTGaatttatcatttcatttttattgcaGTTATTGTTTGAGCTTTGTTAGAACCTGGCAAGGCGTAAATGTAGGTGTTGTCTCTTGCCCACATTGTCAGAGAGATTGCAATGTTGGAAACATGCAAAATAGTAACTTTTTCATTACATCTAGTCTGAAGCATCAGATAAAGACTTTATTTGAAAGGGAGGACATAACAGTGAATCTGGCTTATAGGTACAACAGACATAAGAAACAGGAAGGAAATTTGGAAGATATTTTTGATGGTGAAATTTACAAAAATCTTGAAGAAGtacataattttccaaataaCTTCACATACACTTTTAATACAGATGGAATGCCAGTGTTCAAGTCTGCAAGTTACTCCCTTTGGCCAATCTATATCATGATTAATGAGCTTTCACCAAGTTTAAGAATGAAAAATTTACTGCTTGCTGGTGTATGGTTCGGCCAAAAAGGGCCTCGTATGAATATATTTTTAGAAAAGTTTGTAAGAGAAGCAAGAATTTTGGCTGATGATGGTGTTGAGTGGGAAAATGACGGTGAAATAATTAGAAGCAAATTCTACGGAATTCGTTGTTGTGCTGATGCTCCTGCCAGGGCAGCTTTGCAAAACCGCCTGCAGTTTAATGGATACATGGGCTGTGGTTTATGTTATCATCCAGGGCGAGCAGTAGAGAGGGTGGTCAAGTACCCTGTTGATGTTTGTGATCATGCTGAGCGATGTGATGATGAAGTGCTGGAAGACATGGTCAAGGCTTTAGATGAAGGTCGCATCATACGTGGTGTCAAAGGTCCAACACCTGTAATAAATTTGCCAAAGTTTCCATTAGTCTGGGGTTTCCCTCCTGATTTCATGCACTGCCTTCTCCTTGGTGTAGCAAGACAACTTGCTGAACTTTGGTTTAGTAGCCCAGCAAACAGTGTCTATTATATTGGTCAACCAAATGTTTTGAATAGGCTTGataaaattttcaaatcaattaagGTTCCATCATTTGTGTCTCGTATGCCACGACCAATTACAGAAAGGAAACACTGGAAAGCCATTGAGTGGTACAActggttattttatttttccatccCATGCTTGCATGGTGTTTTACCAGAGCAGTATTTGAGACACTTCTACGCACTTGTTCAGGGTTGCTACATCTTACTTCAAAAGTCCCTTAGTCCAGAGGATGTCAATTCAGctgatattttattgtttaattttgtaGGTCATATGCAGTTGCTTTATGGGGAAAAAGCAATGACTTCCAATGTCCACTCATTAGTCCATCTGGCAAAAAGTGTCAAAATGTGGGGACCTCTTTGGACGCATTCATGTTTCCCCTTTGAAACAGCAAATGGAGAAATCAAGAATGTCTTAAAGGGCAATAGGGGTATAATGCTACAAGCCATGTACAAGTTTTTCCTTGTAAGGGCTCTGCCATTGTTTGGAGCAAATTATTGGTATCCGACAGAATCAAAGCCTTCTGTAAAGAAATGCTTTCTCCCCGAAAGCTCAAGCCAACAGAATTTATGGATTCAGTGGAATTATATGGCGCAGGCTCTGTTCAGCTATTAA
- the LOC139983372 gene encoding BEN domain-containing protein 5-like, whose protein sequence is MSISYAYIRYLKDQEREIVNVNHIKNFHPEHELDFIPNKAYMVQWLAIDSDDETEIDSNLQDPDSWYKAQILLLAASRKELEKKLEGTRVKVSKVFDTSVEDSSEDESASSSLRQEMLDSGKARKEKKKEQQKAKSSSLKKLLSERLECRKRSAVFGDEPEMKRKCHGLEMKNQELMTRNKELGAKMKEVQDLNIRLQRALLEKLSCPHCEKKDVKDPRNSKEVPTRHTTFPPSSPEIVPEEEPCRMERSDGPSKYKTTGDKVHIGQNVWLPVKTWEMLQLQNKNSVFVKNLAVAIWGSDKLKDKSVDGKACNRFKGNAAKPPLSPVKLDTMKACYEDRLERQNLSKEEFAIEQKKFKKFITEKIMDLNRTQRKKDQ, encoded by the exons ATGTCAATTTCTTATGCATACATTAGGTATCTTAAAGATCAGGAACGTGAAATTGTGAATGTAAATCACATTAAGAACTTTCACCCGGAGCATGAACTAGACTTTATACCTAATAAAGCATATATGGTACAATGGCTGGCAATTGACAGCGACGATGAAACAGAGATTGATTCCAACTTACAGGACCCGGACTCATGGTACAAGGCACAAATTTTATTGTTGGCAG cTTCAAGAAAGGAGCTAGAGAAGAAGTTAGAAGGCACACGTGTCAAAGTGTCCAAAGTCTTTGACACATCAGTGGAGGACTCCTCTGAAGATGAAAGTGCTTCGTCATCTTTACGACAGGAAATGTTAGATTCAGGGAAAGCAAGg aaagagaaaaaaaaagaacaacaaaaagcTAAGAGCAGCTCTCTTAAGAAATTGCTGTCAGAACGGCTTGAGTGCCGAAAAAGGAGTGCTGTTTTTGGAGATGAACCAGAAATGAAGAGGAAATGCCATGGTCTGGAGATGAAAAACCAAGAGCTGATGACAAGAAACAAGGAACTGGGGGCAAAGATGAAAGAAGTGCAGGATTTGAACATCCGACTGCAGAGAGCACTGTTGGAAAAACTGAGCTGCCCACATTGTGAAAAGAAAG ATGTCAAGGATCCAAGAAATTCCAAAGAAGTACCAACCAGGCACACCACCTTTCCACCATCTTCACCCGAAATTGTCCCTGAAGAGGAACCTTGTCGGATGGAAAGAAGTGATGGCCCCTCTAAGTACAAAACCACTGGTGATAAG gtTCACATTGGACAAAATGTTTGGTTACCAGTGAAGACATGGGAGATGCTTCAACTGCAAAATAAAAATTCTGTTTTTGTCAAGAATCTGGCCGTGGCAATTTGGGGGTCTGACAAACTAAAAGACAAGTCCGTCGATGGGAAAGCTTGCAACCGCTTTAAAGGGAATGCTGCGAAGCCACCTCTAAGCCCAGTGAAGTTGGACACTATGAAAG CATGCTATGAAGATCGGTTGGAGAGGCAGAACCTTTCTAAGGAGGAATTTGCCATCGAGcaaaagaagtttaaaaaatttATAACAGAAAAAATAATGGATTTGAACAGGACACAAAGGAAAAAGGACCAATAA